In Persicimonas caeni, a single window of DNA contains:
- a CDS encoding AAA family ATPase, with the protein MTSRLFILLALLATLLAGPSAGFAQGIEGPAAEITRETQRQLRSFSEQKANVLERIDALAEQPTEKERRSEVDPVFDDLVELRARVHEEFREALVEAKAADEPVREARAALEAARADLEVERSREEQLGGSPVWKERVAAAKAEVAESERELERARAVHEARQERVREYRSHITFFPETISPLLEKISAPKRAEFFAIDDEDNWREATLGVKNGLRTITARAHGRWEQLTSVDTTSTDVWSWLWGLVWRLAVWLALAKLLVPLIPAITEGLLRRRWLRRHATFTINIAELLRALARPLAFFLGMEYVAAYVAQSFAEFEGLVWIIDAVVIYWVVVAAAKVLVLPRSHRRQQGHASASAFDNLDEDEAAAISDLLVIELDRAKKLVRSVRVVVVFWLLSAYIPDFVEPLTGITVIWWLVDKVAVWGFVGVVYWVLSQWKDDIASVFERLAGDGLRRPVEFVHEHKDRPWGVLVIAVASLYVLFKEVGIIARRFVLNTQWFKRASAFAFRTKIELRNRERVQNDGGQPLDAKRLPQDYREVFEDRALVDEAYRIDRGTYTADVLARFERWKAARRQGSVIVSGEPGVGKTTFLNGVSAKLAEATEWPMVRGRIDEKLESREGVLDFVAELFELDTTPSSSDELIAQLNELEPRVALVDDCHHAFTRQIEGFDSLETLLDIVNLCDEAHFFVLTFNGFTWSYINRIEAREHYFGQVLTLEPWSEEDLERMIETRTAHTDYLPSFADLVHDQVDHADYFFEVVKTANGYFRYLHEFSGGNPRVAMLYWLRSLRPTGDAKTLQVSLFRRPSTAEFSSYTDDHWFVLGALAQHGELDVDELATVVNVPRGFCNLAVDYFAEAGVVDLDPESRRARLTPLFLRQVLRQLSNSNFLYGYGNG; encoded by the coding sequence ATGACGTCGCGTCTCTTCATCCTGCTCGCCCTCTTGGCGACTCTCCTGGCGGGCCCCTCTGCAGGCTTCGCCCAGGGAATTGAAGGCCCCGCGGCCGAGATCACCCGCGAGACGCAACGCCAACTGCGGTCGTTCTCCGAGCAGAAAGCGAATGTCCTCGAGCGAATCGACGCGCTGGCCGAGCAGCCCACGGAAAAGGAGCGCCGCTCGGAGGTCGACCCCGTCTTCGACGATCTAGTCGAGCTGCGAGCACGTGTGCACGAGGAGTTTCGCGAGGCGCTCGTCGAGGCGAAGGCGGCCGACGAGCCGGTCCGCGAGGCCCGCGCCGCGCTCGAGGCGGCCCGCGCCGACCTCGAGGTGGAGCGCTCGCGCGAGGAACAACTCGGCGGCTCGCCGGTCTGGAAGGAGCGCGTCGCAGCGGCGAAGGCCGAGGTCGCCGAGAGCGAACGTGAGCTCGAGCGCGCCAGAGCCGTTCACGAGGCGCGTCAGGAGCGCGTGCGGGAGTACCGCTCGCATATCACCTTCTTTCCCGAGACCATCTCGCCGCTGCTCGAAAAGATCAGCGCGCCCAAACGCGCCGAATTCTTCGCGATCGACGACGAAGATAACTGGCGTGAGGCCACCCTCGGCGTCAAAAACGGGCTTCGCACCATCACGGCACGCGCTCACGGGCGCTGGGAGCAACTCACCAGCGTCGACACGACGTCGACCGACGTGTGGAGCTGGCTGTGGGGGCTCGTGTGGCGCCTGGCGGTGTGGCTGGCGCTCGCCAAGCTCTTGGTGCCGCTCATCCCGGCGATCACCGAGGGGTTGCTGCGGCGACGCTGGCTTCGGCGTCACGCCACTTTTACGATCAATATCGCCGAGCTGTTGCGCGCCCTGGCCCGTCCCCTGGCATTCTTTTTGGGCATGGAGTACGTGGCGGCCTACGTCGCCCAGAGCTTCGCCGAGTTCGAGGGGCTCGTCTGGATCATCGACGCGGTGGTCATCTACTGGGTCGTGGTGGCGGCGGCCAAAGTGCTCGTCTTGCCCCGGTCGCATCGACGCCAGCAGGGTCACGCTTCGGCCAGCGCGTTCGACAACCTCGACGAAGACGAGGCCGCGGCGATCTCCGACCTGCTCGTCATCGAACTCGACCGTGCCAAGAAACTCGTACGCAGTGTGCGCGTGGTGGTCGTCTTCTGGCTCTTGTCGGCGTATATCCCCGACTTCGTCGAGCCGCTGACCGGCATCACCGTCATCTGGTGGCTCGTCGACAAGGTCGCCGTGTGGGGCTTTGTGGGCGTGGTCTACTGGGTGCTGTCGCAGTGGAAGGACGATATCGCCTCGGTCTTCGAGCGACTGGCCGGCGACGGCTTGCGGCGGCCCGTCGAGTTTGTCCACGAGCACAAGGACCGGCCGTGGGGCGTGCTCGTCATCGCGGTCGCCTCGCTGTACGTGCTCTTCAAGGAAGTTGGCATCATCGCGCGTCGCTTCGTGCTCAACACCCAATGGTTCAAGCGGGCGAGCGCGTTTGCCTTTCGCACCAAGATCGAGCTGCGCAACCGCGAGCGCGTCCAAAATGACGGCGGCCAGCCGCTCGACGCGAAGAGACTCCCCCAGGACTACCGCGAGGTGTTTGAAGACCGTGCGCTCGTCGACGAGGCCTACCGAATCGACCGTGGCACCTACACCGCAGACGTCCTCGCGCGCTTCGAGCGCTGGAAGGCGGCGCGCCGCCAAGGCTCGGTCATCGTGTCGGGCGAGCCGGGTGTGGGCAAGACGACGTTTCTGAACGGCGTGAGCGCGAAGCTCGCCGAGGCCACCGAGTGGCCGATGGTCCGGGGTCGCATCGACGAGAAGCTCGAGAGCCGCGAGGGCGTGCTGGACTTTGTCGCCGAGCTCTTCGAACTCGACACCACGCCGAGTAGCTCCGACGAGCTCATCGCGCAGCTGAACGAGCTCGAGCCGCGCGTGGCGCTCGTCGACGACTGCCACCACGCGTTCACCCGTCAAATCGAGGGCTTCGACAGCCTCGAGACGCTCCTCGACATCGTCAACCTGTGCGACGAAGCGCACTTCTTCGTGCTCACCTTCAACGGGTTCACCTGGAGCTATATCAACCGCATCGAGGCGCGCGAGCACTACTTCGGCCAGGTGCTCACGCTCGAGCCGTGGTCCGAAGAGGACCTCGAGCGCATGATCGAGACGCGCACCGCGCACACCGACTACCTGCCGAGCTTCGCCGACCTCGTCCACGACCAAGTCGACCACGCCGACTACTTCTTCGAAGTGGTCAAGACCGCCAATGGGTACTTTCGCTACCTGCACGAGTTTAGCGGGGGCAACCCGCGCGTTGCGATGCTCTATTGGCTGCGAAGCTTGCGGCCGACGGGCGACGCGAAGACGCTGCAGGTGAGCCTGTTTCGCCGGCCGTCGACCGCCGAGTTTTCGAGCTATACCGACGACCATTGGTTCGTGCTCGGCGCGCTCGCCCAGCACGGCGAGCTCGACGTCGACGAGCTAGCCACCGTGGTGAACGTACCTCGAGGCTTCTGCAACCTTGCGGTCGACTACTTCGCCGAAGCCGGCGTGGTCGACCTCGACCCGGAGAGTCGACGGGCGCGGCTCACCCCGCTCTTCTTGCGCCAGGTGCTCCGCCAGTTGTCGAACTCGAATTTTCTGTATGGGTACGGGAACGGGTGA
- a CDS encoding mechanosensitive ion channel family protein yields MGTGTGDAMFTHMTAYALLAQATPEAQAVIQTLQMINLGKVLTAAVIIALAYGLNHLVDNTIERFSEGVARRRLVLKKLSSFAKLSIFVAASFLVVVTFLAGKEEVLLGVMGTLGLAVGFALKDTASSIMAGILILVDRPFGVGDRIYFGEVYGEVKEIGLRAVRVRTPGDEMVSIPNNKFLTEAVASANAGSLDMLVGMQFYIAVTEDFQLAKKLVYEACVTSKYVFLERPVNILIEDVARDSAFTTVITCKAYVIDTRFEKDFITDVTERVKRMFRKHDIQAPYAREMMVEEPERC; encoded by the coding sequence ATGGGTACGGGAACGGGTGACGCGATGTTCACGCACATGACGGCATACGCCCTGCTCGCGCAGGCGACGCCCGAGGCCCAGGCGGTCATCCAGACGCTGCAGATGATCAACCTCGGCAAGGTGTTGACCGCGGCGGTGATCATCGCGCTCGCCTACGGCCTCAACCACCTCGTTGACAACACCATCGAGCGCTTCAGCGAGGGCGTGGCCCGACGCAGGCTCGTGCTCAAGAAGCTGTCGAGCTTCGCCAAGCTGAGCATCTTCGTGGCCGCGTCGTTTCTGGTGGTCGTCACGTTTTTGGCCGGCAAGGAAGAGGTGCTCCTGGGCGTGATGGGCACCCTGGGCCTGGCGGTGGGTTTTGCGCTCAAAGACACCGCCTCGTCGATCATGGCGGGCATCTTGATTCTGGTGGACCGCCCGTTCGGCGTCGGCGACCGCATCTACTTTGGCGAGGTCTACGGCGAGGTCAAAGAGATCGGCCTTCGCGCGGTGCGCGTCCGCACGCCCGGCGACGAGATGGTCTCCATCCCGAACAACAAGTTTCTGACCGAAGCGGTCGCCTCGGCCAACGCCGGCAGCCTCGACATGCTCGTGGGCATGCAGTTCTACATCGCGGTGACCGAAGACTTCCAACTCGCCAAAAAGCTCGTCTACGAGGCGTGCGTTACCTCCAAATACGTCTTCTTGGAGCGCCCGGTGAATATCCTCATCGAGGACGTCGCCCGCGACTCGGCGTTCACCACCGTGATCACCTGCAAGGCCTACGTCATCGACACGCGCTTCGAAAAGGACTTCATCACCGACGTCACCGAGCGGGTCAAACGCATGTTCCGAAAGCACGACATCCAGGCGCCCTACGCCCGCGAGATGATGGTCGAGGAGCCCGAGCGATGCTGA
- a CDS encoding mechanosensitive ion channel family protein: MLTLLPTVLAQATPDATALAQALQSIEFDKLLHALAIVAVGYTLNRLIETSLERLGKQVPKRRLLLEQVSSFTRLSIFVLGTYLAAATVLENQKSAALGVMGTLAVALGFALKDTVSSVMAGIFILVDQPFQVGDRVRFEGYYGEIKEIGLRSVRLQTLDDHRVSIPNNKFLTEAVASANDGDLDMMVEMKFHVAMSEDADLVKKLVHRACVTSKYVYLDKPVAMRVRDEEVSYTFVTTVTCKAYVIDARFEKAYVSDVTERVKLAFRRHGVQSPYARTAEVMAES, translated from the coding sequence ATGCTGACCCTACTGCCGACCGTGCTGGCACAAGCGACCCCCGACGCCACGGCTTTGGCCCAGGCACTGCAGTCGATCGAGTTCGACAAGCTCCTGCACGCGCTGGCCATCGTAGCGGTCGGCTACACGCTCAACCGCCTCATCGAGACGAGCCTGGAGCGTCTGGGCAAGCAGGTTCCCAAGCGGCGGCTGTTGCTCGAGCAGGTCTCGAGCTTCACCCGGCTGAGCATCTTTGTGCTGGGGACGTATCTGGCGGCAGCGACCGTGCTCGAAAACCAGAAGAGCGCCGCGCTCGGCGTGATGGGCACACTGGCGGTGGCGCTGGGCTTCGCGCTCAAGGACACCGTCTCGTCGGTCATGGCGGGTATCTTCATCCTCGTCGACCAGCCCTTCCAAGTCGGCGACCGCGTGCGCTTCGAGGGGTACTACGGCGAGATTAAAGAGATCGGGCTTCGCTCGGTGCGCCTGCAGACCCTCGACGACCACAGGGTCTCCATCCCGAACAACAAGTTTTTGACCGAAGCGGTCGCCTCGGCCAACGACGGCGACCTCGACATGATGGTCGAGATGAAGTTCCACGTGGCGATGAGCGAGGACGCCGACCTGGTCAAAAAGCTCGTCCACCGCGCCTGCGTGACCTCCAAATATGTCTACCTCGACAAGCCGGTGGCGATGCGGGTGCGCGACGAGGAGGTCAGCTACACGTTCGTGACGACGGTGACCTGCAAGGCCTACGTCATCGACGCGCGCTTCGAGAAGGCCTACGTCAGCGACGTGACCGAGCGCGTGAAGCTTGCCTTTCGGCGCCACGGCGTGCAGTCGCCGTATGCGCGCACCGCCGAAGTCATGGCTGAATCCTAA
- a CDS encoding TIGR02147 family protein yields MSDWKPNIFDFLDYRAFLRAYYEAAKANTSAFSYRYFARKAGLSSPSFLRHVMRGERNIGDTVENFAKALELNAEETQFFRLLIDFDQAETDRERNRAFEKLAASRRFRTARRIDQAMFDYLSHWYYPAIREMVARPDFDEDPAWIAGQLTPNIEPEQAETALEVLLDLGLVVREDSGTLVRGEASVTTEHEVRSLAIANYHRQMLERAGESIEIIPREYRDLAAMTVCISPETIGELKERVHAFRELVFELCDSDEEPQVVFQINTQLFPLSSLPDDVSGDD; encoded by the coding sequence ATGAGTGACTGGAAACCCAACATCTTCGACTTCCTCGACTACCGCGCGTTTTTGCGTGCGTACTACGAGGCGGCCAAGGCGAATACCTCGGCCTTTTCGTACCGCTACTTCGCGCGCAAGGCAGGGTTGTCGTCTCCGAGCTTTTTGCGCCACGTGATGCGCGGGGAGCGCAATATCGGCGACACGGTCGAAAACTTCGCCAAGGCGCTCGAGCTCAATGCCGAGGAGACGCAGTTCTTTCGGTTGCTCATCGACTTCGACCAGGCCGAGACCGACCGCGAGCGCAACCGCGCCTTCGAGAAGCTGGCCGCCAGCCGCCGATTTCGCACCGCGCGGCGCATCGACCAGGCGATGTTCGACTACCTCTCGCACTGGTACTACCCGGCGATTCGCGAGATGGTCGCGCGGCCCGATTTCGACGAGGATCCAGCCTGGATTGCCGGTCAGTTGACCCCCAACATCGAGCCGGAGCAGGCCGAGACGGCCCTCGAAGTCCTGCTGGATCTGGGGCTTGTGGTCCGCGAGGATTCGGGAACGCTCGTGCGCGGCGAGGCGAGCGTGACGACCGAGCACGAGGTGCGCTCGCTGGCCATCGCCAACTACCACCGCCAGATGCTCGAGCGCGCCGGCGAGTCCATCGAGATCATCCCGCGTGAGTACCGCGACCTGGCGGCGATGACGGTGTGCATTTCGCCGGAGACCATCGGCGAACTCAAAGAGCGCGTGCACGCGTTTCGCGAGCTGGTCTTCGAGCTGTGCGACAGCGACGAGGAGCCGCAGGTGGTCTTCCAGATCAACACCCAGCTCTTCCCCCTGAGTTCTTTGCCTGACGACGTATCTGGAGACGACTGA
- a CDS encoding MXAN_6577-like cysteine-rich protein, with protein sequence MFLSKSRATSMISALVWSVVLMMSVSCTEEVATGGQGTNNGSLTQDATGGTDADDTGATADTSADTGAGEDVTEPDCTGGTCSCPENLVLCGDTCVDLSADPNNCGSCGESCGSAGECVSGACQCPDGATQCGDTCVDVSSDPQHCGQCGNDCAADAACESGACVCPGSTVSCGDTCVDLSSDVNNCGQCGNDCAGDEQCVSGSCQPLTCSGSQVACDGQCVDLSSDVANCGECGLNCFPGEQCTSGQCVCPEGNAQCDAVSNTGDVVGGSCADDADCADGSVCLQGGDFPDGTCSTSCSSNADCPAGSACVDEAGGTCLLRCGADGSCRDGYACDTKDNQAGGGETPVCIEG encoded by the coding sequence ATGTTTCTGAGCAAGAGTCGCGCAACGTCGATGATTTCGGCGCTCGTTTGGTCGGTCGTATTGATGATGTCGGTCAGTTGCACCGAGGAGGTAGCCACCGGAGGCCAAGGCACGAATAACGGAAGCCTGACACAGGACGCCACCGGCGGAACCGACGCCGACGACACAGGCGCGACCGCCGATACGAGCGCCGACACGGGTGCCGGCGAAGACGTCACCGAGCCCGATTGCACCGGCGGGACGTGCAGCTGCCCCGAAAACCTGGTGCTGTGCGGCGACACGTGCGTCGACCTGTCGGCAGATCCGAACAACTGCGGAAGCTGTGGCGAGTCGTGCGGAAGCGCCGGCGAGTGCGTCTCGGGGGCGTGTCAGTGCCCCGATGGGGCGACCCAGTGTGGCGACACGTGCGTCGACGTGAGCAGCGACCCGCAGCATTGCGGCCAGTGTGGCAACGACTGCGCGGCCGACGCCGCGTGTGAGTCGGGCGCGTGTGTGTGTCCGGGCAGCACAGTCAGCTGCGGCGACACCTGCGTCGACCTGTCGAGCGACGTCAACAACTGCGGGCAATGCGGCAACGATTGCGCCGGCGACGAGCAGTGCGTCTCGGGCTCCTGCCAGCCCCTGACGTGCTCGGGCAGCCAGGTCGCCTGTGATGGCCAGTGCGTCGACCTCTCGTCGGACGTCGCCAACTGCGGCGAATGCGGCCTCAACTGCTTCCCCGGCGAGCAGTGCACCTCCGGCCAGTGCGTCTGCCCCGAGGGCAACGCCCAGTGCGACGCGGTGAGCAATACGGGCGACGTGGTCGGTGGCTCGTGTGCGGACGACGCCGACTGTGCTGACGGCTCCGTTTGCTTGCAGGGAGGCGACTTCCCCGACGGCACCTGCAGCACGAGCTGCTCGTCGAACGCCGACTGTCCGGCCGGCAGCGCCTGTGTCGACGAAGCCGGCGGGACCTGCCTGCTTCGCTGCGGCGCCGACGGCTCTTGCCGCGACGGGTACGCCTGCGACACCAAGGACAATCAGGCCGGCGGAGGTGAAACGCCGGTGTGCATCGAGGGCTGA
- a CDS encoding TIGR02266 family protein, whose product MSDSWAAGLGGEESEVIINRRESDRKRVRVAVSMHSDSNLYVGFADNMSEGGLFVATHELLSIGETIELVFELPGEEDLVEVKAEVCWQRAVSDLQNGTLPGFGARFVDLDDADRDRLEQFLENREPIFHPE is encoded by the coding sequence ATGTCAGATTCATGGGCTGCTGGTTTAGGTGGTGAGGAAAGCGAGGTCATTATCAATCGTCGCGAGAGCGACCGCAAGCGCGTGAGGGTGGCGGTGTCGATGCACTCGGACTCCAACCTCTACGTGGGCTTCGCCGACAATATGAGCGAAGGCGGCCTCTTCGTGGCGACCCACGAGCTTCTATCGATTGGCGAAACGATCGAGCTGGTCTTCGAATTGCCCGGCGAGGAGGATTTGGTCGAGGTCAAAGCCGAGGTGTGCTGGCAGCGCGCGGTCTCCGACTTGCAAAACGGCACGCTTCCGGGCTTTGGCGCGCGCTTCGTCGATCTCGACGACGCCGACCGCGACCGCCTCGAGCAATTCCTCGAGAATCGCGAGCCGATCTTCCATCCCGAGTGA
- a CDS encoding acyl-CoA dehydrogenase family protein — protein MSFYENFLSETHKMFRQTAKRFALDEIRPNAHAWEEAGEFPRDLYKKAADAGILGVGFPEELGGSGGGPMAGVMVIEGLMHGGSTGVAAGLGSLGIGLPPVVQSEDERLIDEFARPALAGDKICGLAITEPNTGSDVAGVTTRAELDGDEYVVSGAKMFITSGVRADFLTTLVRTAEDKHGGLSFLVVETDREGVTLSEPLAKHGWWASDTAEIGFDEVRVPKENLVGSEGGGFVTLMRNFQNERLALAAYGVATAELAYEESMKYVKEREAFGRPIVGFQVTRHKLVDMHTRITAAKTFLYQVASRMEAGEYIVKEVSMAKNIAAELAVDVCYEAVQLHGGMGYMRESLVERLSRDARLLPIGGGTQEIMKEIIAKQMGI, from the coding sequence ATGAGTTTCTACGAAAACTTTCTATCTGAAACCCACAAAATGTTCCGCCAGACGGCCAAGCGATTTGCGCTCGACGAGATTCGACCGAACGCTCACGCGTGGGAGGAGGCCGGCGAGTTTCCGCGCGATCTCTATAAGAAGGCGGCTGACGCCGGCATCCTGGGCGTGGGCTTTCCGGAGGAACTCGGCGGCAGCGGAGGCGGCCCCATGGCGGGGGTGATGGTCATCGAAGGGCTGATGCACGGCGGGTCGACGGGCGTGGCCGCGGGCCTCGGCTCCCTGGGCATCGGCTTGCCGCCGGTCGTGCAGAGCGAGGACGAGCGGCTCATCGACGAGTTCGCCCGCCCTGCCCTGGCGGGCGACAAGATTTGTGGCTTGGCGATCACCGAGCCGAATACAGGCAGCGACGTGGCCGGAGTGACCACCCGCGCCGAGCTCGACGGCGACGAATACGTGGTCAGCGGCGCCAAGATGTTCATCACGTCGGGCGTGCGCGCCGACTTTTTGACCACGCTCGTGCGCACTGCCGAAGACAAGCACGGCGGCTTGAGCTTTCTGGTGGTCGAGACCGACCGTGAGGGCGTGACCCTCTCCGAGCCGCTCGCGAAGCACGGCTGGTGGGCGAGCGACACCGCCGAGATCGGCTTCGACGAGGTGCGCGTACCCAAGGAGAACTTGGTGGGCAGCGAGGGCGGCGGGTTCGTAACGCTCATGCGCAACTTCCAAAACGAGCGCCTCGCCCTGGCCGCCTACGGCGTGGCCACCGCCGAGCTCGCCTACGAGGAGTCGATGAAGTACGTGAAGGAGCGCGAGGCCTTCGGCCGCCCCATCGTCGGCTTCCAAGTCACCCGCCATAAGCTCGTCGACATGCACACGCGGATCACCGCCGCGAAGACGTTCCTGTACCAGGTCGCCAGCCGCATGGAGGCCGGCGAGTACATCGTCAAAGAGGTGTCGATGGCCAAGAATATCGCAGCCGAGCTCGCCGTCGACGTCTGCTACGAGGCGGTCCAGCTACACGGCGGCATGGGATATATGCGCGAGTCGCTCGTCGAGCGTCTGAGCCGCGACGCGCGTCTGTTGCCGATTGGTGGGGGGACTCAGGAGATTATGAAGGAGATTATTGCGAAGCAGATGGGGATCTAG